The following is a genomic window from Pseudoalteromonas rubra.
ACCCTCAAAAAAGATAAGTCTTTAATGAGGGTAGTTCAGTTTTCCAGACTATGAAAATCTACAGTTTAGTTTTCCATAAAAAGATCTACATAGTAACAAACTCTTCAGATCCCGTCGGGTGAATAGCCACAACCGAATCAAAGTCGGCTTTGGTTGCGCCCATCTTCATGGCAACACCAAAGCCCTGGATCATTTCATCAACCGCGAAGCCGATGCCGTGCAGGCCAACGATTTTTTCGTCGTCACCGGCACACACTAGTTTCATTTTACAAGGCTGGCGGTGCTGGGTCACAGCTGTGTACATGGCTGCAAAGGTTGAGGTGTAGACCTTGATGTTGTCTTCACCGTATTGTGCAACAGCTTCTGGTTCGGTCAGGCCGATAGTGCCGATGGGCGGGTGACTGAAGACCACAGTCGGGACCAGGTTGTAGTCCATTTTGGCGTCAGGCATTTCCGGGTTAAACAGGCGCTCGGCCAGCATACGACCGGCTTTCACTGCTACCGGCGTCAGCTCAATGCCGCCTTCCATGATGTCACCCAGCGCATAAATGCCAGACACCGAGGTGTTCTGGTATTCATCTACTTTTACGTAGCCGCCGTCTGTGATGGCCACATCGGTGGCAGCCAGATTGATTTTGTCAGTCACAGGCTCACGACCAATGGCCCAGATCACTTGCTCAACCGTGTGTGACTCGCCGTTTTCCAGGTGTAAAGTGACGCTGCCGTCGTCGTTCTTGCTCAGCGACTTAGGTGTGCTGTGGGTGTGCAGGGTAGGCCCTTCTTTGTCCATTACCTCGGTGAGGGTGTCAATCAGGATAGGATCAAAGTTGCGCAGCGGAGCATGCTTACGTACGAACAGGTGCGTGTCTGTGCCCAGGCTGTGTAATACGCCCGCCAGCTCAACGGCAATATAGCCTGCGCCAATCACGGCCACGCTCTTAGGCTGTGCCTTAAGCTCAAAGAAGTCATTAGAATCAATGCCCAGCTCAGCGCCCGGAATATTCGGAATCGACGGGCGACCGCCTACGGCGATACAGATGTGATCGGCGGTGTAGTGTTCGCCATTGACTTCAACCGTGTTGTTATCAACGAATTTGGCAAAGCCATTGATCACAGTGACGCCATTGCTGGCCAGATATTTGTTATAACCCTGGTGGATGCGGCCAATGTAGGCTTCGCGGCTTTCAACCAGTTTGCCCCAGTCGAAGTCTTTAACTTCTACGTCAAAGCCATAATCCGGTGCATACAGTTTAATGGCTTCGGCCACTTGTGCGCCATGCCACATAACTTTTTTGGGCACGCAGCCCACGTTTACACAGGTGCCACCCATATGTTTGGCTTCGATAAGGGCGACTTTTGCGCCACGCATTGCTGCTCGGTTGGCCGAGGCAATACCACCGCTTCCGCCACCAATGGCGATATAATCAAAATGTTGTGCCATGCTTTAATCTCTACAAATGCTGATAAATGGCCCTAGCTTAACACTATATCTGCCGGGGCAAAGTCTGGTGGGATGAATTTTTCCGATGATAGCCATCGCTTTTTCCGATAACACTGTGATGCCGCACGTGACCAGAGAGGGCGATGCCCTGAGGTGGTCCTGTTTAATTTGTCAGGATTGACCGGGAAGCCTTGTTTTTTGTCAGGAAACACCCCAAATACATGAGATAAGCAAAGATCAACAGAGAGGCGTTATGACTAACCCGTTAATTGGCATGGAAGGCTTGCCACCGTTTTCACAAATCAAACCAGAACATGTTGTAGAAGCACTTAAACAGGCGATTGCGCACTGCCGTGATACCATAGATACGGTGCTCAAAAACGATGCATATAGCTGGGAAAACCTGGTTTTGCCGCTCGAAGAAGCCGATGACAAACTATCTCGTATGTGGTCACCTGTGTCGCACATGCACTCGGTTGTTAACAACGACGCCTTGCGCCAGGCCTATGATGCCTGTCTGCCGCTGATCTCAGAATACAGCACCTATGTTGGTCAGCATCAGGGGCTTTACGAAGCCTATAAATCGTTAAAAGACTCTGACACCTTTGCAGCGCTGAGCACGGCACAGCAAAAAACCATCAATAATGCACTGCGCGATTTCCAGTTGTCGGGCATCGCACTGGCCCCTGAGCAGCAACAGCGTTACGGCGAGATCAGCGCGCGTTTATCTGAGCTGGCAGCCAAGTTTGGTAACAATGTGATGGATGCCACTCAAGCCTGGACTAAGCATGTGACTGATGAAGCCGAATTGTCTGGCTTACCTGAATCCGCATTGGCATTGGCGGCACACACGGCGCAGAGTAAAGAACTCGAAGGCTGGTTATTTACCTTAGATATTCCATCGTATCTGCCTGTGATGACTTATGCGGACAACCGCTCGCTGCGTGAAGACATGTACCGTGCTTTTGTGACGCGTGCGTCAGATCAGGGTCCAAATGCCAAAGAATTCGATAACTCAGAGATCATGCGTGAGGAGCTGGCCCTGCGTTATGAGCTGGCGCAGCTGCTTGGCTTTGACAGTTATGCAGATAAATCACTGGCCACTAAAATGGCGCAGTCACCAGAGCAAGTCTTTGCCTTTTTAAATGACCTGGCGTTGCATGCTAAGCCACAGGCAGAGAAAGAGCTGGCCGAACTGAAAGCATTTGCAGAAAAAGAGCATGGGGCCACTGAGCTGGCGGCCTGGGACTACGGTTACTATGGCGAAAAGCTAAAACAGGCTAAATACGCCATCTCTGATGAGCTATTACGTCCTTATTTCCCGGCAGATACCGTATTAAAAGGCTTGTTCGAAACCGTGAACCGTCTGTTTGGTATTAAGGTCACAGAGGTTCAGGGTTTCGATACTTATCATCCTGATGTGCGTTTTTTCGCTATCCATGATGCGCAAGACACTTTGCGCGGCCATTTCTATCTGGACCTGTATGCTCGCGAACATAAGCGCGGCGGCGCCTGGATGGACGACTGCATGGGCCGTAAGATACGCGCCAGCGGTGAGTTGCAAACTCCCGTTGCCTATCTGGTGTGTAACTTCAACAAAGCGGTCGGTGATAAACCGGCGTTGTTTACGCACTACGAAGTCACGACGTTATTCCATGAGTTTGGTCATGGTATTCACCATATGCTGACCCAAGTCGATGCTGCACCAGTTGCGGGTATCAACGGGGTTGCCTGGGATGCGGTAGAATTGCCAAGCCAGTTCCTGGAAAACTGGTGCTACGAGGAAGAGGCGCTGGCCTTTATTTCTGGTCACCATGAGACTGGCGAGCCGTTGCCAAAAGCACTGCTCGACAAACTGCTGGCAGCGAAAAACTTCCAGTCCGCAATGCAGATGCTGCGTCAGCTGGAGTTCTCTTTGTTTGATTTCCATATTCACAGCGATTTTGATGCAGATAAACCGTGTCAGATCCAGCAAACACTGAATGCCGTTCGGGAAAAAACTGCGGTTGTAAAAGCGCCTGAATTTAATCGTTTCCAGCACAGCTTTAGCCATATTTTTGCTGGTGGTTATAGCGCAGGTTATTACTCTTATAAGTGGGCTGAAGTCCTGTCTGCGGATGCGTTCTCCCGGTTTGAAGAAGAAGGGATTTTCAATAGCCAGACTGGTGCGGACTTTATGCAGCATATTCTGGAGAAGGGCGGCTCAGAAGAGCCAATGGCTTTGTTTACCCGTTTCCGTGGTCGTGAGCCCAGTGTAGACGCACTGCTGCGTCACAGTGGTATCGAAAAAGCGGCATAATCGCCCCTAGGCTGGTGGCGTTTTGAACATCTGTTTCCCGCGTGTCACCAGCACCGACTCAAAAACACCACATAAGTACGTTGTGTGGTGTTTTCCATTCGCAAATTAGACAGTTCACGCTATGCTGTTCTAAAGAACAAACCTTGTAGGGAATGCTGCATGAGCAATCTAGTACTGGCCATTGACGACGATAAACTGGTACATCACATTGTTGAACAATCTTTACTGCACAGCTGCAAAGTCATCCATGCCTACAGTGGCGAAGAAGGCCTGGAAATGGCAGCACAGCAGCGCCCGGATATTATTTTACTCGATATTGAAATGCCTGGCCCTTCGGGGTTTGAGGTGTGTGAGCGACTCAAAGCCAACCCTCAGTTGTGCGATATTCCGGTGATGTTTTTATCTTCTAAAAGTGCCACCTCTGAGCGCATGCGCGGCTACAACGCCGGTGGCGCCGACTATATTGTCAAACCCTTCGACAGCGATGAAATGCTGGCCCGTATTAAAGTACTCGATGAGTATCGCCGTCAGTCACTTAAGCTGAAGCAGGATGTGCAGAAAGCGCAAATCACCGCCGAAATTGCTATGTCAGATTCGGGTGATATGGGCCGCATTATGCGGTATGTGGGCCAGTCTTATCATGCTCATGACCTGAATACGCTGTCGGAGTATTTCTTTGAGTTTTTTGTGCCTTTGCAGCTGCAAGTTGCCGTCGCATTTTGGTATCACGACAGTGAAGTGTTTTATTCTCAGGAAGGTGCTATTCAGCCTTTGGAGCAGGAGCTGCTCGAAAAACACCGAGATGGCGACCGGTTTGTCGATTTTGGCCGTCGCACCATTATTAACTATCCCAAAGTCTCACTGCTGATCAAAAACATGCCAACCGATGATGTGGGTTTGTACGGGCGTTACAAAGATCTGCTGCCGCATATACTGGAAGCCACCAATGCCAAAATCAAAGATATGGAGGTCAGCGAAGTCGCACTCACTAAAGTGGAGCAAATTGGTCTGGCATTTGAAGAGCTGAGCGATCAGCTGGGCGAGGTAGCTAATGGATTCAATGATAAACTGAGCCAGTTTTCTGACTATGTGAGTGACGGGCAGGCCAATGGCAATCAGGCTGAAGTAAAGCAGTTGTATGAGCACTTTTCACTGATCAATGACGACTTTTCGATTATCCGCTACAAACTGGGAGAGATCACAGAAGTACGCCATGAACTGATCCAGAGCCTTAACCAGATGGCCAAACCCTGGAGCGAGGAAGATGTGCCCGCCCAGACCGACATTGAACTGTTCTAATCTAATCAGGCACAGACACAAAGATTTCATAACCGGGATGATCCAGATATAATCTCTGCGTTACTATTTGCGGAGCCTGCTGTTGATCATCCACACCCCTTTTGCCGAAAACCGACCTTATCTTGCGCGTATAGAGCAGCAGTTTGCGCTGCACGACTGGCAGCAGACCAACCCTAATTTTCGTCTGACTTATGATGAAGCGGGTTTGCAGTTGCTAAAACTGGATGAGCCAAAGCTCGGTGGCATACGGGTAGACTTTGTCACCGGCGCCAGTGCGCACCGTCGTAAGTTTGGCGGTGGTAAAGGACAGGCCATTGCCAAGGCGGTGGGGCTCAACAAAGGGGCAACCCCTGTGGTACTCGATGCAACCGCAGGGCTGGGACGCGATGCCTTTGTGCTGGCTGCGTTGGGTTGCGAAGTGATATTACACGAACGTCACCCTGTGGTGGCTGCCTTGCTGTTTGACGGTCTGGAGCGCGCCTATCAGGATAGTGAAATCGGCAGCTGGATGCAGCAAAATATGCGAATGATCTTTGGTTCCAGTCATGACTTGTTAGCGCAGAGTGCGTTAAATCCGGACGTTGTTTATCTGGACCCTATGTTTCCGCATCGTGAGAAATCGGCTCAGGTTAAAAAAGAAATGCGGGTGTTCCAGTCTCTGGTAGGGGGAGATGCCGACGCCGATGCCTTATTGCCATTCGCTTATACACTGGCCACCAAGCGGGTCGTAGTTAAACGTCCGGATTATGCGCCTTTCCTGAACGAGCAAAAACCCAGTATGCAGATAGAGACCAAAAAGAATCGTTTTGATGTTTATGTTAAAGCTGCGATGAAATAGTGCTATGTGCGCTTAACTTTTGTGTCTTGCACTCATCCCGCATTGGATACGAGCACTGTCTCATAGCAACACGGAGAGTCCGTATTTTGTTTATTGATTGCATTCTCCTTCTGTTGTTTATTGCAATGAGTGCAGCCACCAACATATAAATATATAAACTACTCAATGGCCGCACGGTAAGTGCCTTTCGCTCACTGATTGCAATCTGCCC
Proteins encoded in this region:
- the gorA gene encoding glutathione-disulfide reductase; the protein is MAQHFDYIAIGGGSGGIASANRAAMRGAKVALIEAKHMGGTCVNVGCVPKKVMWHGAQVAEAIKLYAPDYGFDVEVKDFDWGKLVESREAYIGRIHQGYNKYLASNGVTVINGFAKFVDNNTVEVNGEHYTADHICIAVGGRPSIPNIPGAELGIDSNDFFELKAQPKSVAVIGAGYIAVELAGVLHSLGTDTHLFVRKHAPLRNFDPILIDTLTEVMDKEGPTLHTHSTPKSLSKNDDGSVTLHLENGESHTVEQVIWAIGREPVTDKINLAATDVAITDGGYVKVDEYQNTSVSGIYALGDIMEGGIELTPVAVKAGRMLAERLFNPEMPDAKMDYNLVPTVVFSHPPIGTIGLTEPEAVAQYGEDNIKVYTSTFAAMYTAVTQHRQPCKMKLVCAGDDEKIVGLHGIGFAVDEMIQGFGVAMKMGATKADFDSVVAIHPTGSEEFVTM
- a CDS encoding response regulator encodes the protein MSNLVLAIDDDKLVHHIVEQSLLHSCKVIHAYSGEEGLEMAAQQRPDIILLDIEMPGPSGFEVCERLKANPQLCDIPVMFLSSKSATSERMRGYNAGGADYIVKPFDSDEMLARIKVLDEYRRQSLKLKQDVQKAQITAEIAMSDSGDMGRIMRYVGQSYHAHDLNTLSEYFFEFFVPLQLQVAVAFWYHDSEVFYSQEGAIQPLEQELLEKHRDGDRFVDFGRRTIINYPKVSLLIKNMPTDDVGLYGRYKDLLPHILEATNAKIKDMEVSEVALTKVEQIGLAFEELSDQLGEVANGFNDKLSQFSDYVSDGQANGNQAEVKQLYEHFSLINDDFSIIRYKLGEITEVRHELIQSLNQMAKPWSEEDVPAQTDIELF
- a CDS encoding class I SAM-dependent methyltransferase: MIIHTPFAENRPYLARIEQQFALHDWQQTNPNFRLTYDEAGLQLLKLDEPKLGGIRVDFVTGASAHRRKFGGGKGQAIAKAVGLNKGATPVVLDATAGLGRDAFVLAALGCEVILHERHPVVAALLFDGLERAYQDSEIGSWMQQNMRMIFGSSHDLLAQSALNPDVVYLDPMFPHREKSAQVKKEMRVFQSLVGGDADADALLPFAYTLATKRVVVKRPDYAPFLNEQKPSMQIETKKNRFDVYVKAAMK
- the prlC gene encoding oligopeptidase A — encoded protein: MTNPLIGMEGLPPFSQIKPEHVVEALKQAIAHCRDTIDTVLKNDAYSWENLVLPLEEADDKLSRMWSPVSHMHSVVNNDALRQAYDACLPLISEYSTYVGQHQGLYEAYKSLKDSDTFAALSTAQQKTINNALRDFQLSGIALAPEQQQRYGEISARLSELAAKFGNNVMDATQAWTKHVTDEAELSGLPESALALAAHTAQSKELEGWLFTLDIPSYLPVMTYADNRSLREDMYRAFVTRASDQGPNAKEFDNSEIMREELALRYELAQLLGFDSYADKSLATKMAQSPEQVFAFLNDLALHAKPQAEKELAELKAFAEKEHGATELAAWDYGYYGEKLKQAKYAISDELLRPYFPADTVLKGLFETVNRLFGIKVTEVQGFDTYHPDVRFFAIHDAQDTLRGHFYLDLYAREHKRGGAWMDDCMGRKIRASGELQTPVAYLVCNFNKAVGDKPALFTHYEVTTLFHEFGHGIHHMLTQVDAAPVAGINGVAWDAVELPSQFLENWCYEEEALAFISGHHETGEPLPKALLDKLLAAKNFQSAMQMLRQLEFSLFDFHIHSDFDADKPCQIQQTLNAVREKTAVVKAPEFNRFQHSFSHIFAGGYSAGYYSYKWAEVLSADAFSRFEEEGIFNSQTGADFMQHILEKGGSEEPMALFTRFRGREPSVDALLRHSGIEKAA